A genome region from Lucilia cuprina isolate Lc7/37 chromosome 3, ASM2204524v1, whole genome shotgun sequence includes the following:
- the LOC111685044 gene encoding protein vreteno translates to MSVKELDDKFKQWNPMENDYKNTKFNHYVTGPGAELDAELLQNSKKANKDDNNAGKKDEQQAVPTLIFRHLPKDMTKKAMHNICSRHGRVKSVRDSTKNDYYFVDLATVADMEAVFRALEHNNYGFEILVGKNKKPSDGERNKVNQNYTPVPPQNTGIDYQNRSYRTSNKQHPRPKVKEDSLINRNSASAVDTGLPLQLLTNDAHSLERQGLYKMPNNQKFKYRNGRSYVNMPENTKKFIEKKHNESVGTYNGTSNKYEHKQENGLMAKDFDKCSVCFYACDTVCSRCSQHYCSAVCQLNDWPQHRYICGKPKHLQKTPPPKKPNQLNKNSTNNSRNANKENPTTTKEKLTKNDEKKSQQQLTNSSQGSVANKPKSLPKNDSQLPSTSKVGANAEQQRANDSENSTKSAAQQNMPRSGNIVTITAISKTNVVFIRSKTYDDNLSYFNTIDSLQAIGQLLQPLKSLPKCGQMVIAKFENQYNRALVLQAANVEKILIIFVDYGNVEEMKLEDLYEAPEEFVSKPRHAIPVLLKDVPDLHMTQEIRKFMYTYLHNINVEIRYKPEDFLETNQIYSVELIDENTQQNLNKMIVKLSKPTEPQNTNEICNRGYLEQKVLPTGDNVEFFVMDNSLMSSGCISCTIKPYVIEIQKFQKELQSYAESLPQEAYTPRVDELCIARYSLDGLWYRGICLEAVGDGHPSIHFIDYGNITIVPIENIRRYPRQFTYPIYTADCEIKGLPEECDDKLIAKLEQIIPNNEVIKCDNVTTIEGENFYIISLPNVIRELNVCGLLESDQHVM, encoded by the exons ATGAGTGTTAAAGAATTGGatgataaatttaaacaatggaATCCCATGGAAAATGACTACAAAAATACCAAATTCAATCATTATGTTACGGGTCCAGGAGCAGAACTCGATGCCGAACTTTTGCAAAATagcaaaaaagcaaataaagatGATAATAATGCCGGCAAAAAGGATGAGCAACAAGCTGTACCCACGTTGATATTTCGACACTTGCCTAAAGATATGACCAAGAAGGCAATGCATAACATTTGTTCTCGTCATGGTCGTGTTAAATCCGTTCGGGACAGTACTAAAAACGATTATTATTTTGTGGATTTGGCTACTGTAGC TGATATGGAAGCTGTTTTTCGTGCTTTGGAACACAATAACTATGGTTTTGAAATATTAgtgggaaaaaataaaaaaccttcGGATGGAGAAAGAAATAAAGTAAATCAAAACTATACCCCAGTACCACCGCAAAACACTGGTATTGATTATCAAAATCGTAGTTATCGTACATCGAACAAGCAACATCCTCGTCCTAAAGTCAAGGAAGACTCGCTTATTAATAGAAACAGCGCCAGTGCAGTTGATACGGGACTTCCTTTGCAACTTTTGACAAATGATGCCCACAGTTTGGAGCGTCAGGGGCTTTATAAAATGCCAAATAATCAGAAATTTAAATATCGCAATGGTCGTTCCTATGTAAA catgccggaaaatacaaaaaaatttattgagaaaAAACATAACGAATCTGTGGGTACTTACAATGGAACCTCCAACAAATATGAACATAAACAAGAAAATGGTTTAATGGCTAAGGATTTCGATAAATGTTCTGTATGTTTTTACGCTTGTGACACTGTCTGCAGTCGCTGTTCCCAGCACTATTGTAGTGCCGTGTGTCAGTTAAATGATTGGCCTCAACATCGTTATATATGTGGAAAACCAAA ACATTTGCAAAAAACTCCACCACCAAAAAAACCAAACCAGTTGAACAAAAACTCTACAAATAATTCAAGGAATGCGAATAAAGAAAATCCTACAACTACCAAAGAAAAACTAACGAAAAACGACgaaaaaaaatctcaacaaCAATTAACAAATTCTTCGCAAGGTTCGGTCGCCAATAAGCCTAAAAGTTTGCCTAAAAACGATTCACAACTTCCAAGTACCTCGAAAGTTGGAGCAAACGCAGAACAGCAACGTGCAAATGATTCggaaaattctacaaaaagtgCTGCTCAACAAAATATGCCACGTAGTGGTAATATTGTTACCATAACAGCAATTTCCAAAACTAATGTAGTTTTCATACGTTCTAAAACTTATGATGacaatttaagttattttaatacTATCGATTCTCTACAAGCTATAGGCCAATTATTGCAGCCTTTGAAATCTTTACCTAAATGTGGTCAAATGGTTATTGCTAAATTTGAAAATCAATACAATCGTGCTTTAGTCCTACAGGCCGCgaatgttgaaaaaattttaattattttcgtaGACTATGGTAATGTGGAAGAAATGAAATTGGAAGATTTATATGAAGCACCCGAGGAATTCGTTTCAAAGCCCCGCCACGCAATACCAGTTTTATTGAAAGATGTTCCTGATCTGCACATGACACAAGAAATACGCAAATTTATGTATACCTATTTGCACAATATCAATGTGGAGATACGCTATAAACCGGAAGATTTTCTTGAAACCAATCAAATTTATTCTGTAGAACTCATTGATGAGAATACTCaacagaatttaaataaaatgattgttAAATTATCGAAACCTACGGAACCGCAAAATACCAATGAAATATGTAATCGTGGG TATTTGGAACAAAAAGTTTTACCCACTGGCGATAATGTGGAATTTTTTGTTATGGACAATTCCTTAATGAGTTCTGGCTGCATATCTTGCACTATCAAACCGTATgttattgaaatacaaaaattccaaaaagaaTTACAATCTTATGCAGAATCTTTACCTCAAGAAGCTTATACACCTAG AGTCGATGAACTTTGTATTGCTCGTTATAGTTTAGATGGTTTATGGTATCGTGGCATTTGTTTGGAAGCCGTAGGTGATGGTCATCCATCTATACATTTTATAGATTATGGTAATATTACCATTGTACCAATTGAAAATATACGCCGTTATCCGAGGCAATTCACTTATCCTATATATACTGCGGATTGTGAAATTAAAG GTTTACCAGAAGAATGTGATGATAAACTGATTGCCAAACTTGAACAGATAATTCCTAATAATGAAGTTATTAAATGTGACAACGTTACCACAATCGAGGGAGAGaatttctatattatttctTTGCCTAACGTTATCAGGGAGTTAAATGTTTGTGGTCTTCTTGAAAGTGATCAACATGTAAT GTAA
- the LOC111679282 gene encoding protein sprint isoform X5, which translates to MNWFKKSSSANNENPHRQQKHKRVKKTAVNNLSKSQSLPLPSTNDSNLDSKKIVRIASCHNIEIVDPEIFFQDPDHVRNYKEEAVFLKIMSEWEIVENPSTMMDNFFSADFEEEFVNMRTQQQQQHQQLAEVNALTEAAFTQTVLHESCDDNNMKKSSKKNRKRSYNKRSLSELFFADKIEVGLLPPMKSSSPPDTLTTTPPSSNQCSPKLHKKRRCIREDLLQESFMNTPPTCSIGIIKDCAIDRSQLKTEALACSIMGAIGKCPAKDKTPGSSIKDLIQETGDFCHPINSCDHYDIKQFFRLDDNGNILLNMSHIEEIKGFGFASAENKRLYRRYLGEGYSAEEDAFCMRKCCMEILKRMLTLMWNNIKCHPRNKINLCNGGPGDTVRSYTLQLAADQCTTFARNIENFISCTKDSREAAPQVVMRNMRQFMNGMKNYLVKHGEGKFHQEVETARSRLKSDEFLNLDAILETVMHQLVVLPLREHLYGMFVDYYTRSEDIQLLAQNVKYACGRSAADFGIRPTVTPPSATSLQIISNLLLRLQEAELPLEKLELFLCVISTIFDATGCPRGQQLGADDFLPILVYVVAKCGFVGAEIEAEFMWGLLQPTLLNGEPGYYLTALCSAVHVLKSFMASENESGSGSLDWRSSSLPACSSVLRVIIPDECNGSLQTRTLPVRPHTSTREVCRIIAHKARITNPQDYALFKLVDGEETLLNESECPQDIRLAAKGKHCMLAYKRIDAKIAWPTATQPNFN; encoded by the exons ATGAATTGGTTCAAAAAGTCGTCGTCTGCAAACAACGAGAACCCTCATAGACAGCAAAAACACAAACGGGTCAAGAAGACTGCAGTCAATAATCTAAGCAAATCACAAAGCTTGCCATTGCCCAGTACTAACGACTCCAATTTAGATAGTAAAAAAATCGTAAGAATAGCCTCATGCCACAACATCGAAATCGTTGATCCCGAAATATTCTTTCAAGATCCCGATCATGTGCGCAATTACAAAGAGGAAGCGGTCTTCTTGAAAATCATGTCCGAATGGGAGATTGTGGAAAATCCTTCTACAATGATGGACAACTTTTTTTCGGCTGACTTTGAAGAAGAGTTCGTAAATATGAGAactcaacaacagcagcagcaccaGCAGCTGGCGGAAGTAAACGCTTTAACAGAGGCGGCATTTACACAGACTGTTTTACATGAATCATGTGATGATAACAACATGAAAAAGAGCTCAAAGAAAAACCGAAAACGTTCCTATAATAAACGTTCACTGTCTGAACTATTTTTTGCTGATAAAATAGAAGTTGGTTTATTGCCACCAATGAAGAGCTCATCGCCACCTGACACTCTTACCACAACACCACCTTCTTCGAATCAATGTTCGccaaaattacataaaaaacgtaGATGTATAAGGGAAGATTTACTGCAAGAATCTTTTATGAATACACCACCTACCTGTTCTATAGGTATTATTAAAGACTGTGCCATAGATCGTTCGCAACTTAAGACTGAAGCTTTGGCTTGCTCCATAATGGGTGCCATTGGCAAATGTCCGGCCAAGGACAAAACGCCTGGTTCATCCATTAAGGATCTTATACAAGAGACTGGCGATTTCTGCCATCCCATCAATAGCTGTGATCATTATGATATTAAGCAGTTTTTTCGACTCGATGATAATGGAAACATCCTTCTGAATATGAGTCATATTGAGGAGATAAAAGGATTTGGTTTTGCCAGCGCCGAAAATAAACGTCTTTATAGACGTTATTTAGGTGAAGGTTATTCGGCAGAAGAGGATGCATTTTGTATGCGTAAATGTTGTATGGAGATTTTAAAACGTATGTTAACGTTGATGTGGAATAATATCAAGT gtCATCCACGTAATAAAATTAATCTCTGCAATGGCGGTCCCGGAGACACTGTACGCTCATACACTCTCCAATTGGCCGCCGATCAATGTACTACCTTTGCCCGCAACATTGAAAACTTTATATCATGCACAAAAGATTCTCGCGAAGCTGCACCCCAGGTGGTCATGCGCAATATGCGACAATTTATGAATGGCATGAagaattatttagttaaacatGGTGAAGGCAAATTCCATCAAGAAGTCGAAACTGCTAGATCAAGACTAAAATCcgatgaatttttaaatttagatgcCATTCTAGAGACTGTGATGCATCAATTGGTTGTGCTGCCATTACGAGAACATTTGTATGGCATGTTTGTTGACTACTATACCCGTTCGGAAGATATACAACTGTTGGCTCAAAATGTCAAATATGCCTGTGGTCGTTCGGCGGCTGATTTTGGTATAAGACCAACAGTAACACCGCCTTCTGCGACCTCATTGCAAATCatatcaaatttattattacGCCTGCAAGAAGCTGAATTACCATTggaaaaattggaattatttttatgtgttaTATCAACAATATTTGATGCTACTGGCTGTCCCAGGGGACAACAATTGGGAGCAGATGATTTCTTGCCCATTTTAGTGTATGTAGTAGCTAAATGTGGTTTTGTGGGAGCAGAAATAGAAGCTGAATTCATGTGGGGTTTATTGCAGCCCACACTTTTAAATGGCGAACCGGGCTATTACTTGACAGCCCTCTGTAGTGCGGTGCatgttttgaaaagttttatggCTTCAGAAAATGAAAGTGGTTCGGGTTCATTGGAT tGGCGTTCTTCTTCTTTGCCAGCTTGCTCTTCTGTCTTAAGAGTTATTATACCCGATGAATGTAATGGTTCTTTACAAACCCGCACCCTGCCTGTAAGACCTCATACCTCTACCCGTGAAGTATGCCGCATTATAGCCCACAAAGCCCGCATTACTAATCCCCAAGATTATGCTCTATTTAAGTTGGTTGATGGTGAAGAAACATTGCTTAATGAGAGTGAATGTCCCCAGGATATAAGATTGGCTGCCAAAGGCAAACATTGCATGTTAGCCTATAAACGTATTGATGCCAAAATTGCTTGGCCCACTGCCAcacaaccaaattttaattag
- the LOC111679291 gene encoding ATP-binding cassette sub-family B member 10, mitochondrial — protein sequence MLLQCLGKCTRLSTPTIKYTTNVYGHHQQHWRSFTIRHNHVSGKMNTNFNAARGQLLTTHLMKQNVWLLRLKNTAPELRKAKAPKVKLKKGDIVRLVSLAKSEKLVLTAAIGCLIISSAITMSVPFALGKILDIIFDKEGANGEQALDRLKHFSAILLGIFVVGGLANFGRVYLFNSASLRIVRNLRSKLYRRMLHQEVGWFDRKGTGELVNRLATDTYLVGNSLSQNLSDGLRSTVMVLAGTTMMIYTSPQLALISTCVVPCVAGIAVIYGRYVRTITRQLLDKLADISKSAEERLGNVKTVKTFTKEEEECKSYDNLLTEALNLGYKEVMAKSLFFGLTGMSGNIIIVSVLYYGGSLVVQDALTIGALTSFILYAGYSAISINGLSNFYTELNKGVGSAQRIWEIFDRKNSIPLNFGVIPETKPRGEVEFDNVNFSFPARADSVVLDNFNLTLKPGQTTAIVGRSGSGKTTIATLLLRLYDPLQGRVLLDQVDLKDLSPVWLRNHIGAVSQEPVLFSGTIKDNILYGLNKDQSISESEFEEIVRKAHVDEFTSQLPQGLNTMVGQRGMMLSGGQKQRVAIARALIKNPTILILDEATSALDSVSEELVQNALEQLAKGRTCLTIAHRLSTIRNADSIAVLDNGQIVEQGRYEELIARDTSTFKELVKKQAFLMNS from the exons atgttGCTGCAGTGCTTGGGAAAATGTACACGTTTGTCCACACCCACCATTAAATACACAACAAATGTTTATGGCCATCACCAGCAGCATTGGAGATCATTTACGATAAGGCACAATCATGTATCAGGGAAAATGAACACAAATTTTAATGCCGCCAGAGGGCAATTGTTAACAACGCACCTAATGAAACAAAATGTCTGGTTGTTAAGATTGAAAAATACTGCTCCGGAACTAAGAAAAGCCAAGGCTCCCAAAGTTAAACTAAAGAAAGGTGATATAGTGCGTTTGGTTAGTTTGGCCAAATCGGAAAAACTGGTTTTAACAG cTGCCATTGGCTGTTTGATTATCTCCTCGGCTATAACTATGAGTGTACCCTTTGCTTTGGGTAAAATTTTGGACATTATTTTCGATAAGGAGGGTGCTAATGGTGAACAAGCTTTAGATAGATTAAAACATTTCTCCGCTATACTATTGGGTATATTTGTGGTGGGTGGTTTGGCTAATTTCGGACGGGTTTATCTATTCAATAGTGCCT CCTTGCGTATTGTGCGCAACTTACGCTCTAAATTGTATAGACGCATGCTGCATCAAGAAGTGGGTTGGTTTGATAGAAAAGGCACCGGTGAATTGGTAAATCGTTTGGCTACTGATACTTACTTAGTGGGCAACTCCTTAAGTCAAAACCTATCAGACGGTTTACGTTCTACTGTCATGGTTTTGGCCGGCACCACTATGATG ATTTACACTTCGCCGCAATTAGCTCTCATAAGTACCTGTGTGGTGCCTTGTGTGGCAGGAATAGCTGTTATATATGGTCGTTATGTACGCACGATAACCCGACAATTGTTAGACAAATTAGCCGATATATCCAAATCAGCCGAAGAACGTTTGGGCAATGTTAAAACTGTTAAGACTTTTACGAAAGAAGAAGAGGAATGTAAATCTTATGATAATCTCTTAACAGAAGCTTTAAATCTAGGCTACAAAGAAGTTATGGCCAAATCGTTATTCTTCGGTTTG ACTGGCATGTCTGGCAATATAATCATAGTTTCCGTTTTATACTATGGAGGTTCTTTAGTCGTACAAGATGCTTTAACTATAGGCGCCTTAACATCATTTATATTATATGCTGGTTATTCGGCAATTTCTATTAATGGTCTTTCCAATTTTTATACCGAATTAAATAAGGGTGTGGGATCGGCCCAACGTATTTGGGAAATATTTGATCGTAAAAATTCGATTCCCTTAAATTTTGGCGTAATACCAGAGACGAAACCACGCGGTGAAGTTGAATTCGATAATGTTAATTTTAGTTTTCCTGCTCGAGCGGATAGTGTagttttagataattttaatttaactttaaaaccaGGACAAACCACAGCTATAGTGGGACGTAGCGGTTCGGGTAAAACCACCATAGCCACTTTGCTGTTGCGACTATATGATCCTTTACAGGGTAGAGTTTTGCTGGATCAAGTGGATTTGAAAGACTTAAGTCCTGTATGGTTAAGAAATCATATAGGTGCTGTGAGTCAG gAACCTGTTTTATTTTCTGGCACCATAAAAGACAATATTTTGTATGGCTTGAATAAGGATCAATCAATAAGTGAATCAGAATTTGAGGAAATTGTTCGAAAAGCTCATGTTGATGAATTCACTTCTCAACTACCGCAGGGCCTCAATACCATGGTGGGCCAACGAGGCATGATGTTAAGTGGTGGACAAAAACAAAGAGTAGCCATTGCTAGAGCTTTAATAAAG AATCCCACCATTCTTATATTGGATGAGGCGACTAGCGCTTTAGATTCCGTTTCCGAAGAACTAGTACAAAATGCACTCGAACAATTAGCCAAAGGCAGAACTTGTCTAACCATAGCACATCGTTTATCCACTATACGTAATGCTGATTCTATAGCCGTACTAGATAATGGACAAATTGTTGAGCAGGGGCGATATGAGGAGTTAATAGCACGCGATACTAGCACATTTAAAGAGTTAGTTAAGAAACAAGCATTTCTTATGAACTCATGA